Proteins from a single region of Planctomycetota bacterium:
- a CDS encoding c-type cytochrome, translating into MTARAQADRPWIGSLVTLAGTLAVVLAVAAEDPAGDGDYGADLPRIPQVPLAAARDTLRVAAGFDVELMAAEPLVASPVAIAWDEDGRLFVAEMRGYSEDQDQRLGRIRLLVDDDGDGKPDRATVYADGLAWPTALVCHDGGLFVGDAPDILRLEDADGDGVAEKRRVVFTGFGTGNVQGLFNSFHFGPDNRIHGAGSSSGGDVVRLDADGAPWGAPVAIRGRDFSFDPRSLDLRPETGGAQHGMSFDDGGGKYLCHNSDHCIRAMIADRFLSRNPAFAAGSARESVAVEGPQAAVYRQSPVEPWRVLRTRLRASGIVPGIVEGGGRPAGYFTSATGITAVRGDAVGDLAGMVVVGDVGSNLVHRKRVMPRGAGVRTARVDADAELVAATDIWFRPVQFANAPDGGLWIIDMQREVIEHPASLAPPIKKHLDLTSGRDSGRLWRLAAAGAPRRPAPRLSQATITELVALLGHPNGWHRDTARRLLVTRGDMAAVEPLRRLLADRGADERARQGAAVTLAGLGALSGDDVGRCLDDASPLVRGEGVRLVERLDAAGRAALAPRLVALAAREEAIAVRLELALAAGGLGDDERLAILTELLARDGHDPWCRMAAFTSAGGLAGRIVTTWLAAAAPPSAAARAALPGLVAQIGKRRDAAALADAVGLLEQRTRTAGASQTVGRDTVSKDTVDLDGVDLDGVDMDGVDMETAGLVVDLAAAVVAAGGRLADVEPVATTAALVGRVVATGRQRVADSRASPAHRAAGVPLVALAGSAELAPLLEHGQPEEIVAAAVAALDRSRDPAATEILAAALPALPARSRPAALAALATSPAGARRLLDAIAAGAVSAESLERAQAAALWNHGEASVRTRAAEVLGPPPAADRGALVAAYRASLPAGGDPAAGRAIFTKHCVACHRVEGQGRELGPNLAAMQARGPDAILLGILDPNREVLPAYLAHAAVTADGRGVTGVIAAESDGALTLRTADGTDVVLPRDEIESLVNTRRSLMPEGFERSIDARGMADVLAYLMQAK; encoded by the coding sequence ATGACGGCACGGGCGCAGGCCGACAGGCCGTGGATCGGGTCGCTCGTCACGCTGGCGGGGACGCTGGCAGTCGTGCTGGCCGTGGCCGCGGAGGATCCGGCCGGTGACGGCGACTACGGCGCCGATCTGCCGCGGATCCCGCAGGTGCCCCTCGCCGCGGCGCGCGACACGCTCCGGGTCGCGGCCGGGTTCGACGTCGAGCTGATGGCGGCCGAGCCGCTCGTGGCCAGCCCCGTGGCGATCGCCTGGGACGAGGATGGCCGGCTGTTCGTCGCCGAGATGCGCGGCTACAGCGAGGATCAGGACCAGCGCCTCGGGCGGATCCGGCTGCTCGTCGACGACGACGGCGACGGCAAGCCCGATCGGGCCACCGTGTATGCCGATGGCCTCGCCTGGCCGACGGCGCTGGTCTGCCACGACGGCGGCCTGTTCGTCGGCGATGCCCCCGACATCCTCCGGCTCGAGGATGCCGATGGCGATGGCGTCGCCGAGAAGCGCCGCGTGGTGTTCACCGGGTTCGGGACCGGCAACGTCCAGGGGCTGTTCAACTCGTTCCATTTCGGTCCCGACAACCGGATCCACGGCGCGGGGAGCTCGTCGGGGGGCGACGTCGTCCGCCTCGATGCCGACGGCGCACCCTGGGGCGCACCGGTCGCGATCCGCGGGCGCGATTTTTCGTTCGACCCGCGGTCGCTCGACCTCCGCCCCGAAACCGGCGGCGCCCAGCACGGGATGTCGTTCGACGACGGCGGCGGCAAGTACCTCTGCCACAACAGCGACCACTGCATCCGGGCGATGATCGCCGACCGGTTCCTGTCGCGCAATCCCGCCTTCGCCGCCGGCAGCGCCCGCGAAAGCGTGGCCGTCGAAGGGCCACAGGCGGCGGTTTACCGGCAAAGCCCGGTCGAGCCATGGCGCGTGTTGCGGACGCGCTTGCGCGCCAGCGGCATCGTGCCGGGGATCGTCGAGGGGGGAGGCCGGCCGGCGGGCTACTTCACCAGCGCCACCGGGATCACGGCCGTGCGCGGCGACGCCGTCGGCGACCTCGCCGGGATGGTGGTCGTCGGCGACGTGGGGAGCAACCTCGTCCACCGCAAGCGCGTCATGCCCCGAGGCGCCGGCGTGCGGACCGCGCGCGTCGACGCCGACGCCGAGCTCGTCGCCGCGACCGACATCTGGTTCCGCCCCGTCCAATTCGCCAACGCCCCCGACGGCGGCCTGTGGATCATCGACATGCAGCGCGAGGTGATCGAGCACCCGGCGAGCCTCGCTCCACCGATCAAGAAGCACCTCGATCTCACCAGCGGGCGCGACTCCGGCCGGCTGTGGCGCCTCGCCGCGGCAGGCGCCCCGCGCCGCCCCGCCCCGCGCCTCTCTCAGGCCACGATCACGGAGCTCGTCGCGCTGCTCGGTCATCCCAACGGCTGGCACCGCGACACCGCCAGGCGCCTGCTCGTGACGCGCGGCGACATGGCGGCCGTCGAGCCGCTGCGCCGCCTGCTGGCCGATCGGGGTGCCGACGAGCGTGCCCGCCAGGGTGCGGCCGTCACGCTCGCGGGCCTGGGTGCTCTCTCCGGTGACGATGTCGGCCGCTGCCTCGACGATGCCTCGCCCCTGGTGCGGGGCGAAGGGGTGCGGCTCGTCGAGCGCCTCGATGCCGCCGGGCGGGCGGCACTCGCACCACGGCTGGTCGCACTGGCGGCGCGCGAGGAAGCGATCGCCGTGCGGCTGGAGCTGGCGCTCGCCGCCGGTGGGCTCGGCGACGACGAGCGACTGGCGATCCTCACCGAACTATTGGCGCGAGACGGTCATGATCCCTGGTGCCGGATGGCGGCGTTCACGTCGGCCGGCGGACTGGCCGGGCGGATCGTGACCACGTGGCTCGCTGCCGCCGCCCCGCCGTCGGCCGCGGCCCGCGCGGCGCTCCCGGGCCTCGTGGCCCAGATCGGCAAGCGCCGCGATGCGGCGGCGCTGGCCGATGCCGTCGGGCTTCTCGAACAACGCACGCGGACCGCTGGCGCCTCGCAGACGGTCGGCAGAGACACTGTCAGCAAAGACACGGTCGACCTGGACGGGGTCGACCTGGACGGGGTCGACATGGACGGGGTCGACATGGAGACGGCGGGGTTGGTCGTCGATCTTGCCGCCGCGGTCGTCGCCGCCGGCGGCCGGCTGGCCGACGTCGAACCGGTCGCGACCACGGCGGCGCTCGTCGGCCGGGTCGTCGCCACGGGGCGGCAGCGCGTGGCCGACTCGCGCGCGAGCCCCGCACACCGCGCCGCCGGCGTGCCGCTGGTGGCGCTGGCCGGAAGCGCGGAGCTCGCGCCGCTCCTCGAGCACGGGCAGCCGGAGGAGATCGTCGCCGCCGCCGTGGCGGCACTCGACCGCTCGCGCGATCCCGCGGCCACGGAGATCCTGGCCGCGGCGCTGCCGGCGCTCCCGGCCCGATCGCGCCCCGCGGCGCTGGCGGCGCTCGCCACGTCGCCGGCCGGGGCCCGTCGCCTCCTCGACGCGATCGCCGCCGGCGCCGTGTCGGCCGAGTCGCTCGAGCGCGCCCAGGCGGCGGCGCTGTGGAACCATGGCGAGGCGTCCGTCCGCACCCGCGCCGCCGAGGTCCTCGGCCCGCCGCCGGCCGCCGACCGCGGGGCGCTCGTCGCCGCCTACCGCGCGAGCCTGCCGGCCGGCGGCGACCCCGCCGCAGGGCGCGCGATCTTCACCAAGCACTGCGTCGCCTGCCACCGGGTCGAGGGGCAGGGGAGGGAGCTGGGGCCGAACCTCGCCGCGATGCAGGCGCGCGGCCCCGACGCGATCCTTCTGGGGATCCTCGATCCCAACCGCGAGGTGCTCCCGGCATACCTCGCCCACGCGGCCGTGACGGCCGACGGCCGCGGCGTGACCGGCGTGATCGCCGCCGAGTCGGACGGCGCGCTCACGCTCCGCACCGCCGACGGAACCGACGTCGTCCTCCCGCGCGACGAGATCGAGTCGCTGGTCAACACGCGGCGGTCGCTGATGCCGGAGGGGTTCGAGCGGTCGATCGACGCCCGGGGGATGGCCGACGTGCTGGCCTATCTCATGCAGGCAAAGTGA